One part of the Chloroflexota bacterium genome encodes these proteins:
- a CDS encoding glycosyltransferase, with the protein MHRIAMLSVHTCPMAALGGKETGGMNVYVRELSRELGKKGLLVDIYTRSQDPQRERVRTLWPNVRVIHLPAGPERPYSKNLVYNHLPQFIAGLREFAAAEGISYDLLHSHYWLSGWVARELAREHRLPTVHMFHTLGKMKNAVARSEAEKEPPIRIQVEEELIRDINRIVAATPLEREQLVELYGADAGKIVVIPLGVDLALFRTIPRSEAIKAIGLELPETHRLILFVGRLDPLKGLDSLLRAMCRLTELEPALAKNLCLAVIGGDVDEDQANLSNELECLEKLKKEVGMHDLVAFLGSRAQDMLPYYYSAAEVCVVPSHYESFGLVALEAMACGTPVIASRVGGLQHTVEDGVTGFLVPAGDPDALAVKLRMILLDHELRTQLATRAQRKAQSYTWQVVATHVMNLYEELWQ; encoded by the coding sequence ATGCACCGCATCGCCATGCTCAGCGTTCATACCTGCCCCATGGCAGCCTTGGGAGGCAAAGAAACGGGGGGAATGAATGTCTATGTGCGGGAGCTGAGCCGCGAACTGGGCAAAAAGGGATTGCTCGTGGATATTTACACTCGCTCGCAGGATCCACAGCGCGAGCGAGTGCGCACGTTATGGCCAAACGTGCGCGTCATTCACCTTCCCGCTGGACCCGAGCGACCCTACAGCAAAAACCTGGTATACAACCACTTGCCACAATTTATAGCTGGTCTACGCGAGTTTGCGGCTGCGGAAGGCATCTCGTATGACCTGTTACACAGCCACTACTGGCTGTCCGGCTGGGTAGCTCGTGAACTAGCTCGTGAGCATCGCCTGCCCACTGTGCACATGTTCCATACGCTGGGCAAGATGAAGAACGCAGTAGCACGCTCCGAAGCGGAGAAAGAGCCGCCCATACGCATTCAGGTCGAGGAGGAGTTAATACGCGACATTAATCGCATTGTCGCTGCTACGCCGTTAGAACGGGAGCAATTGGTAGAGTTGTATGGTGCTGATGCAGGCAAGATCGTGGTCATCCCTCTCGGAGTAGACTTGGCTTTGTTCAGGACCATTCCACGCAGCGAAGCAATAAAGGCTATTGGCCTGGAGTTGCCAGAAACCCACCGTCTCATCCTCTTCGTAGGACGCCTGGATCCACTCAAAGGGTTGGATTCGCTTCTCAGAGCTATGTGCAGGCTAACGGAACTGGAACCTGCACTGGCTAAGAATTTGTGCCTTGCCGTGATTGGCGGTGATGTGGACGAGGACCAGGCCAATTTGAGCAATGAACTCGAGTGCCTAGAAAAGTTGAAGAAAGAAGTTGGCATGCATGACTTGGTTGCTTTCCTCGGTTCCCGCGCCCAAGATATGCTGCCCTATTACTATTCCGCTGCTGAGGTCTGTGTGGTTCCTTCCCACTATGAATCCTTTGGCTTGGTCGCATTAGAAGCCATGGCCTGTGGCACGCCAGTGATTGCCTCGCGCGTTGGCGGTCTGCAGCACACCGTCGAGGATGGCGTGACCGGCTTTCTTGTACCCGCTGGGGATCCCGACGCACTGGCTGTGAAGTTGCGCATGATTTTGCTGGACCATGAGTTGCGCACACAATTGGCTACGCGTGCGCAACGAAAAGCTCAGTCCTATACCTGGCAAGTAGTAGCAACCCATGTAATGAATCTTTACGAGGAGCTATGGCAATAG
- a CDS encoding PIG-L family deacetylase, whose amino-acid sequence MVIVAHPDDAEFTVAGTVARWIKDGWSIIYVICTDGSRGSNDPGMPPERMAPIRHAEQLEAARVLGVHTVIFLDYEDGTLQPTLELRRDLTRLIRRYRPDIVICGDPTRYFHRDMYVNHPDHRAAAEAALYAIFPSAVTRFIFPELLEEGLQPHKVQEIYLYGSAEPNTWVDVTDTIDLKVTALKAHRSQVDAEYAEIRIREWNGQVGRQYGVPYAEEFRRIVLR is encoded by the coding sequence ATGGTGATCGTTGCCCATCCAGATGATGCGGAATTCACCGTTGCCGGCACTGTAGCCCGCTGGATTAAAGATGGTTGGTCTATTATTTATGTCATCTGCACAGACGGCAGCCGAGGTAGCAATGATCCTGGCATGCCCCCGGAACGCATGGCTCCCATCCGTCATGCCGAGCAACTTGAAGCAGCGCGTGTACTAGGCGTGCACACTGTTATCTTTTTGGATTATGAAGACGGGACATTGCAACCTACTTTGGAGCTGCGGCGTGACTTGACGCGCCTCATCCGTCGCTATAGGCCCGACATTGTGATTTGCGGCGACCCCACGAGATACTTCCACCGCGATATGTACGTCAACCATCCCGATCACCGCGCTGCTGCTGAAGCTGCGCTCTATGCTATCTTCCCCTCTGCTGTAACACGTTTTATCTTCCCAGAGTTGCTCGAGGAAGGATTACAGCCACACAAAGTCCAGGAAATCTATCTATACGGCTCAGCAGAGCCCAACACCTGGGTGGATGTTACAGATACCATCGACTTGAAAGTAACCGCCCTCAAGGCGCACCGCAGCCAGGTGGATGCGGAATATGCAGAAATCCGCATCCGCGAGTGGAATGGACAGGTTGGGCGGCAGTATGGCGTACCGTACGCTGAAGAGTTCCGAAGGATTGTCTTGCGCTGA